The following coding sequences are from one Kogia breviceps isolate mKogBre1 chromosome X, mKogBre1 haplotype 1, whole genome shotgun sequence window:
- the UBQLN2 gene encoding ubiquilin-2, giving the protein MAENGESSGPPRPSRGSAAAQGPASAPAEPKIIKVTVKTPKEKEEFAVPENSSVQQFKEAISKRFKSQTDQLVLIFAGKILKDQDTLIQHGIHDGLTVHLVIKSQNRPQGQSTQPSNAAGTNTTTASTPRSNSTPVSTNSNPFGLGSLGGLAGLSSLGLSSTNFSELQNQMQQQLLSSPEMMIQIMENPFVQSMLSNPDLMRQLIMANPQMQQLIQRNPEISHLLNNPDIMRQTLEIARNPAMMQEMMRNQDLALSNLESIPGGYNALRRMYTDIQEPMLNAAQEQFGGNPFASVGSSSSSGEGTQPSRTENRDPLPNPWAPPPATQSSATTSTTTSSGSGSGTSSSSATGNTVAAANYVASIFSTPGMQSLLQQITENPQLIQNMLSAPYMRSMMQSLTQNPDLAAQMMLNSPVFTANPQLQEQMRPQLPAFLQQMQNPDTLSAMSNPRAMQALMQIQQGLQTLATEAPGLIPSFTPGVGVGVLGTAIGPVGPVTPIGPIGPIVPFTPIGPIGPIGPTGPAGPPGSTGSGAPPGPPVSSSAPSETTSPTSESGPNQQFIQQMVQALAGANPPQLPNPEVRFQQQLEQLNAMGFLNREANLQALIATGGDINAAIERLLGSQPS; this is encoded by the coding sequence ATGGCTGAGAACGGCGAGAGCAGCGGCCCCCCGCGCCCCTCCCGCGGTTCTGCTGCGGCCCaaggccctgcctctgccccggCGGAGCCCAAAATTATCAAAGTCACTGTGAAGACCCCCAAAGAGAAAGAGGAGTTCGCAGTGCCCGAGAACAGCTCAGTCCAGCAGTTTAAGGAAGCGATTTCGAAACGCTTCAAATCCCAAACGGATCAGCTAGTGCTGATTTTTGCcggaaaaatcttaaaagatcaAGATACCTTGATTCAGCATGGCATCCATGATGGACTGACTGTTCATCTTGTCATCAAAAGCCAGAACCGACCTCAGGGCCAGTCCACCCAGCCTAGTAATGCCGCGGGAACTAATACTACCACCGCGTCGACTCCCAGGAGTAACTCCACACCTGTTTCCACAAATAGCAACCCGTTTGGGTTGGGGAGCCTGGGAGGACTTGCAGGCCTTAGCAGCCTGGGCTTGAGCTCGACCAACTTCTCTGAGCTCCAGAACCAGATGCAGCAGCAGCTCCTGTCCAGCCCTGAGATGATGATCCAAATCATGGAAAATCCCTTTGTTCAGAGCATGCTTTCGAATCCTGATCTGATGAGGCAGCTCATTATGGCCAATCCACAGATGCAACAATTGATTCAGAGAAACCCAGAAATCAGTCACCTGCTCAACAACCCAGATATAATGAGGCAGACCCTCGAAATCGCCAGGAATCCAGCTATGATGCAAGAAATGATGAGAAATCAAGACCTGGCTCTCAGCAATCTTGAAAGCATCCCAGGTGGCTACAATGCTTTACGGCGCATGTACACTGACATTCAAGAACCCATGCTGAATGCCGCACAAGAGCAGTTTGGGGGTAATCCGTTTGCCTCAGTGGGGAGCAGTTCCTCCTCTGGGGAAGGTACACAGCCTTCCCGCACAGAAAATCGCGATCCACTACCCAATCCATGGGCGCCACCACCGGCTACCCAGAGTTCTGCGACCACCAGCACAACAACGAGCAGTGGCAGTGGATCTGGCACTAGCTCTAGCAGTGCTACGGGGAACACAGTGGCTGCAGCTAATTATGTCGCCAGCATCTTCAGCACCCCAGGAATGCAGAGCTTGCTGCAACAGATAACTGAAAACCCCCAGCTGATCCAGAATATGCTGTCTGCACCCTATATGAGAAGCATGATGCAGTCGTTGACCCAGAATCCAGATTTGGCTGCACAGATGATGCTGAATAGCCCTGTGTTTACTGCAAATCCTCAGCTGCAGGAGCAGATGCGTCCACAGCTCCCTGCTTTCCTGCAGCAGATGCAAAATCCAGACACACTCTCAGCCATGTCAAACCCAAGAGCAATGCAGGCTTTAATGCAGATCCAGCAGGGGCTACAGACATTAGCCACTGAAGCACCTGGCCTCATTCCAAGCTTCACTccaggtgtgggggtgggggtgctggGAACGGCTATAGGCCCTGTAGGCCCAGTCACACCCATAGGCCCCATTGGCCCCATAGTCCCGTTTACTCCCATAGGCCCCATTGGACCCATAGGACCCACTGGCCCTGCAGGTCCCCCTGGCTCCACTGGCTCAGGCGCCCCCCCTGGGCCCCCTGTATCTAGCTCTGCACCCAGTGAAACTACGAGCCCAACATCGGAATCTGGACCCAACCAGCAGTTCATTCAGCAAATGGTGCAGGCTCTGGCTGGAGCAAATCCTCCGCAGCTGCCGAATCCAGAAGTCAGATTTCAACAACAACTGGAACAGCTCAACGCAATGGGGTTCTTAAACCGGGAAGCAAACTTGCAGGCTCTAATAGCAACAGGAGGCGACATCAATGCAGCCATTGAGAGGCTGCTGGGTTCTCAGCCATCATAA